Genomic window (Moraxella haemolytica):
TGAATATATCCATGAAAGCCATGCTCGGTACGCAAAGTCTTGGCGACACGCACCAACCGCTCCATTGTATAATCCGCACTCTTAAAAATACCAGAACTTAAAAATAGCCCTTCGATATAATTTCGCCGATAAAACTGCATGGTTAAATCTACAACCTCCTCCACCGTAAAAGCAGCTCTAGGGGTGTCATGGCTACGCCTAGAAGTGCAGTAGGCACAGTCATATATGCAGTAATTAGTGAACAAAATTTTTAATAAAGACACACATCGCCCATCTTCTGTATAGCTGTGGCAAATACCTGACTTTGAAGCATTTCCCAAGCCACCTTGATTTTTACGATTGCCACCACTTGATGAGCATGAAACATCATATTTGGCAGCATCGGCAAGAATGGATAATTTTTCTTCGATACGGATATGATTCATGGATTTATTGGCTATTATTCTAATTGCTGAACTAAAAATTATGTTATGTTTGATATTTGAACTTTTATTATTATCATTGCACCATCGTCATCACTTGATACATACCTGTGCGATACAAGATGATTACTTATTACCATAAATGGGTATCAGCACTCATGAATTAAAGCGGTTCATGAGAGTTTATTAGGTTATTTTTTGTTAAAAAATTATCATTATTATGAATTTTTGTTTTTATTAAGGGCAATTCCACCCAAAATCCACTAGCACCCTACCAAATCCATCATCAAGTGGAGCGACCACTTCTACCCTATTTCCCCTCATGTCATCAAATGCCAAACGATGAGCGTGAAGCAACAACCGTGATACGCCAGTAAATGCTGCCACCGCACGATTTTGGGCGGTATCGCCATGCGTAGTATCGCCCACAATGGGGTGAAATAGGTGAGTCATGTGCCGTCTTAGCTGATGCTTACGCCCCGTAATGGGAGAAAGTTTCATGAGTGAATAGCGAGAAGTTGAGTAGCGTGGCGTAGAAACAAAGGGCATCTGAGTGGTTGCCAAACATTCATAGTCTGTGATTGCCGCCTCTGCGACTTTATCCACCTTAGCAAATTTATCAGCAATTTTATCCAGTCGCACCTTTAAGGGATAGTCAATCCGTCCGTTACCCGTCAGATGACCACGCACCACCGCTAAGTAGGATTTATCCACTGTATGAGTCTCAAACTGTGCCGATAGCACTCGTGCCGTCTCGCTAGATTTGGCAAACAGTAACACCCCCGATGTTGGGCGATCTAGGCGGTGCACAGGATAAACATACTGCCCCAACATATCACGCAAAGTTGTCATCACAAAGACGGTCTCATGTTTATCCAACCAAGAGCGATGCACAAGCATGCCGGCAGGCTTATTGACAACAACCAACTCGTCATCTTGATATAAAATTTCTAACATCACAACCCCACCAACCGACAACACAGTGTATCATATGCCATCTTTTCTTGCACATTTTGCCCCACAGCCACCATCATCTCATCAAGACTGGCTAAAAACGCCTCTGTTGCAGGCAAGTTTAACACCTGCTGACTCATCAAGGCTTGAACATCAATATCAGTATGGCGACTGTCCAAACCCAAGCCTAATCGCACTAAGTCATTTAGCATCAGTCGTGTCAGCACCACAAAATCACCAAAACCCATCACACTCTGCCAATAATCACTTGCTGCAATGGGCGTTCTTGTTCCACTTCTAAGAGCAAGCCAAGTTTTTAACCAAAGCGTCCGTTGATTAAACCATGCCGTCTGTGGCAATTTTACCGCCTTTAACACCGCCCCATCTGCCAAATCCAGACATAAGCGTGAGAGTGATTCATCACCCAATTCATCAGTTACAAACTCCAATGCCTGTCCATAATCAATACGATTTAATGGCAGATTTTGCACACGGCTTTTGATGGTGGGTAGCAATCTGGCAGGATTGTCGCTAATTAACATTAAATGTACGCCAGCTCGTGGTTCTTCTAAGGTTTTAAGCAGGGCATTAGCCGCCCCCACTGACAGGCTTTCTGCATGGTCAAGTACAATAAGTCTCACACCTCGACCTTTGATATGGCTATACTCTTGTAAGTCTCTCACCTCATCAATCTTAATAGAAGCTCCATCCACCTCCTCACTTGTTGGCAAGCTCCCTGATGGAAGCACCATCAAATCAGGGTGCGTACCAGCAACAAGCCAAGTACAGCTCTCACATAGCCCGCACGCCCCACTTTCATGCTTATTTTGACAAAGTAGCCATGCCATAAATCGCCAGACAAATGCACGCTTACCAATGCCTGCCATACCACTTGCTAAAAGTCCGTGTGGCAGTTTACTATCATAAAACTGGCGAGTAGCTTGTTCCCAAGCCTGTTTTTGCCAAGCAAGTAATGGGGTAAAATAAGGTAGCTGTTCCTGCTCATTCATGAGATGACATCCATATAGGTTTCTTGATGAAATCTTAATATCACACTCTTAAAGTCAAACATCATTACCCCACTCCTTAAAACTTCAAAAGCTCATCTACCGCCATCGCATTTAACCTGTCCAAATCCTCTTTTGTATCAACCCCTAATGGCAGGGCAACTTTGGCAACATCAATGGCAATTCGCCCCCCATTTTCTAAAATACGCAGCTGCTCTAGACTTTCTAACTTTTCAAGTTTGCCTTGCTCCCATCCGCTAAATTCTTTTAGCAGTCTGACACGATAGGCATACAACCCCAAATGGCGATAGGCGTTTTTTGGCACATTGCCAAGCTCACCTGTCAAACTACCATCTCTATCGTACGGAATGGGACTGCGACTAAAATACAAGGCTTGATTACCCGCCTTAACCACTTTAACCACTGAATTTTTATAAAAATTCTCAAGATTATCAATGACCTCGCACAAAGTTGCCATCATACAATCAGGATTTTTTAATAAAAGATTTTTGGTTTGCTCTAAGAGTAAAGGTGGAACAAGCGGTTCATCGCCTTGCATATTCACCACAATGTCATCATCTGCCAGACCCAAAAGCTCTACCACCTCGCTTAATCTGTCCGTGCCTGATGCGTGCTCACCTGTCATCACAACAGGCACGCCTGCATCTTGACACACTTGATAAATCCGCTCATCATCAGTCGCCACACACACGCTATCAGCAAAAGTCGCCTTCATCGCTTTATCCACCGTCCACAAAATCATTGGTCTACCATGGATTTCTAGCAAAGGTTTGGCAGGCAGGCGAGTAGATTGATAGCGAGCAGGAATGACGATATGGGTTTTTGGATTGGCTTGCACGAATAACTCCTTAAAGTCATGTTAGATTTTGTTTAAAACAACTTTTGATCATGTGTATTACGGCTATCTTTTAAAAGATTTGATGAATTGAATTGGGCGTTGTTTTTAAGACAGTGTATTTTTTTATAAGGATAACTTATGATGGCAGCTCTTGATAAAAATGCGTACAACTTTTGATTTAAAAGCAACCTTTTATCATAATCATGCAATATCAAATCTATCCAATACCGCATCCATCTGCCGATAGACACTCTCTGACAGCACCATTTGCACAGGCAACACCCAGATATTATCAAAAATAGCATGGGGGATATCTTTAGCAAGTTCACGCAGTTTGACAGCGTCTTTGGTGGTGGTGATAATCGGTAAATCAGTCAAATCCAACAGGTCATCAATATCAAAGGCGTGATGGTCACCAAATGGCTTCTCTACCACTTCAAAACCCAAATCTGACAAGGTTTTAAAAAATCGTACAGGATAACCAATACCACTCACAGCATAGATTTTTTGGGGCATTAAAGATGTATCGCTCGCCAATAGTGGCATGGGACGACCAGAGATTAGGTGCATGAGTAGAGCATCGTCAGCATACCGCT
Coding sequences:
- the truC gene encoding tRNA pseudouridine(65) synthase TruC; this encodes MLEILYQDDELVVVNKPAGMLVHRSWLDKHETVFVMTTLRDMLGQYVYPVHRLDRPTSGVLLFAKSSETARVLSAQFETHTVDKSYLAVVRGHLTGNGRIDYPLKVRLDKIADKFAKVDKVAEAAITDYECLATTQMPFVSTPRYSTSRYSLMKLSPITGRKHQLRRHMTHLFHPIVGDTTHGDTAQNRAVAAFTGVSRLLLHAHRLAFDDMRGNRVEVVAPLDDGFGRVLVDFGWNCP
- a CDS encoding DNA polymerase III subunit delta', translated to MNEQEQLPYFTPLLAWQKQAWEQATRQFYDSKLPHGLLASGMAGIGKRAFVWRFMAWLLCQNKHESGACGLCESCTWLVAGTHPDLMVLPSGSLPTSEEVDGASIKIDEVRDLQEYSHIKGRGVRLIVLDHAESLSVGAANALLKTLEEPRAGVHLMLISDNPARLLPTIKSRVQNLPLNRIDYGQALEFVTDELGDESLSRLCLDLADGAVLKAVKLPQTAWFNQRTLWLKTWLALRSGTRTPIAASDYWQSVMGFGDFVVLTRLMLNDLVRLGLGLDSRHTDIDVQALMSQQVLNLPATEAFLASLDEMMVAVGQNVQEKMAYDTLCCRLVGL
- the kdsB gene encoding 3-deoxy-manno-octulosonate cytidylyltransferase — protein: MQANPKTHIVIPARYQSTRLPAKPLLEIHGRPMILWTVDKAMKATFADSVCVATDDERIYQVCQDAGVPVVMTGEHASGTDRLSEVVELLGLADDDIVVNMQGDEPLVPPLLLEQTKNLLLKNPDCMMATLCEVIDNLENFYKNSVVKVVKAGNQALYFSRSPIPYDRDGSLTGELGNVPKNAYRHLGLYAYRVRLLKEFSGWEQGKLEKLESLEQLRILENGGRIAIDVAKVALPLGVDTKEDLDRLNAMAVDELLKF